In Fusobacterium massiliense, the genomic stretch ATCTCTTCCTCTAACTGTTTCTTCAATTTCAATATAGATTTCTCCATCTTTGAATCTTAAGATTTCAGCATGTCCTAATTCTAATCCACATTTCGCAGCTATTTTTTTTGCAAGTTCCAAGTTTGCATTTCCCGAGAAAATTTTAACATTATTAAAATTTACCATCTTCTTTTCTCCACCCTTCTTTTATTATTTGTTTACTTCTTGACACAGCAAGAGAGTTATTTGGTACATCTTTAGTTATAACAGAGCCTGCTCCTACAAGAGCATTAGCTCCAACATTAACAGGAGCTACAAGCATAGTATCACTACCTATAAAAACATTTTCTCCTATCTCTGTTTTAAATTTATTTTTTCCATCATAGTTACAAGTAATAGTTCCTGCTCCTATATTAGTTTTTTCTCCTACATGAGCATCTCCTAAATAAGTTAAATGCCCGGCTTTTACACCTTTTTCAAGGGTTGATTTTTTAGTTTCAACAAAATTTCCTATATGTACATTTTCTTTTAAATGAGATTTTGGTCTTAAATGAGCAAACGGTCCTATAGTAACTCCATTTTCAATTATACTTTCTTCTATGACAGAATTTTCTATTCTAACATTATTTAGAATTTTACTATCTATAATTCTAGTTCCTGAAAGAATTTCACAATTTTCCCCTATCTCTGTATTTTTTTGAATAGTTACATTAGGGTAAATTACTGTATCTTTTCCTATTTTTACTTCATCATCTATATAAGTTGTTGCAGGATCTATCAAAATAACTCCTGATTCCATTAAAGACTTATTTTTTCTTTCTCTTAAAACTCTAGAAACAAGAGCTAACTCAACTTTAGAATTTACTCCTTGTATCTCCATAGAATCTTCTAAAGAGTAAGAGATAATTTTTTTATTTTCAGAAGCTAATATTTCTATAACATCTGTTAAATAATATTCGCCTTTTTCATTATTGTTATTAATTTTTCCTAGAGCATAAGCTAGATGCTGAGCTTTAAAAATATAGACTCCTGCATTAACTTCCTTAATCTTTTTTTGCTCTTCATTAGCTTCTTTTTCTTCAACTATTTTTAAAACTCTATCGTTTTCTTTAAAAATTCTTCCATAACTAAATGGATTATCAAAAATTGCTGTTAAAACGATTCCATCTGCATTCTCTTTTTTATATTCATTATAAAAATTAACTAACGTTTCTTTTTGAATTAAAGGAATATCTCCATTAATTATAAGAATATCTCCATTATAATTTTTTATTTTTTCTTCTGCCTGTTTTACAGCATGACCCGTTCCTAGTTGTTCTTCTTGAATAACATAACTGATATCATTTCCTAAAACTTCTAAAACTTTTTCTCTCTTATGTCCTAGTATCAATACATTTTCTTCTACATCTAGGGCATTCAATGCATCTATAATTCTAACTACCATAGGTTTTGAATGAGCTAAATGAATAACTTTTGGTAATTCAGACATCATTCTACTTCCTTTTCCAGCAGCCATTATAATCGATTTTAATGACATTTTTCCTCCATTTTAACTGTTTTTATTTACTTATTTTATCATATGCTTCATTTATTTCTTTCATTTTATTTTCATACTTCTTTTTTTCTTCAGCTGTTGCATTTGGAAATCTATCTGGGTGATATTTTTTTACTAAAGCACGATAAGCTTTCTTTATTTCTTCTTCACTTGCTGATTCAGAAACTCCTAAAATCCGATAATACTTACTTTTATCTTCAGTATAAGTATTATAGCCATAATTTCCCTGATTTTGATTCTGTCTGCTATATCCGTTATTATATCCGGAATAATTACCATAGTTATTATAACTATTTTGCCCCCCAAATTGAGATTCAAAATTTCTAAAAAATTCTTCTGCTTCTTCTCTGGTAAATGTTCTGTATCCTCCATAGTTTTGTCTTCTTGTGTTTGAACTTGCTGAATTTCTACCTCTTGACATTATTTGACGAAATAATACTAAAGCTAAAATTATCCAACCATATCTGACAAAAATCCAACCAAACAAATATACTAATATCCCGAATATTATTAAAGCCGGTAAAAATCTTATAACATTCTTTATTCCAAATGATGCAATTAAAATTAGAAATATAGCTATTGCAAAAATTTCCATTCAATCACCTTTTTTTATTTAATTTTAAATAAAGTCTCTTGATAGCCGTATGAGTTCTACGAGCTCAATGAACACAGGCTCTTCGAACTAATACGAACGTCAGAGACTAATTTTTGATGTTTATTTTTATACTTTCCTATAGAATTAATAAAATCTTTTCTCAATTATACCACAAAAAAAAGTCTTTTTGCAATTATTAGAAAATTTTAATTCTTTTTTTATAATTTTATATGATTATTATTATTTTTTGTTATAATATTATAAAAAGGCTTAAAGTTTTTACTCTAAACCTTTTATAATTACTATAAATAAATTTTACTTCTATGTTCAAAATCTACTGCTACAATAATTAATTGTTTATCTTGGATATCGACAATTAACCGATAATCCATTATTCTATATCTCCATAAGCCTTTTAAATTCCCAGTTAAAGCTTTCCCATGTAATCGTGGATTATCAGTATCCTTTAAATTTTTACTTATATAGTCATACAATAATTTCCTAGTATTCTTATCAAATCCCAAAATCTTTTTATTGACTTTATCAGGAATCATTATTCTATATCCCATTCTTTAACTGCCTCCTCAAATGGAAT encodes the following:
- the glmU gene encoding bifunctional UDP-N-acetylglucosamine diphosphorylase/glucosamine-1-phosphate N-acetyltransferase GlmU; the encoded protein is MSLKSIIMAAGKGSRMMSELPKVIHLAHSKPMVVRIIDALNALDVEENVLILGHKREKVLEVLGNDISYVIQEEQLGTGHAVKQAEEKIKNYNGDILIINGDIPLIQKETLVNFYNEYKKENADGIVLTAIFDNPFSYGRIFKENDRVLKIVEEKEANEEQKKIKEVNAGVYIFKAQHLAYALGKINNNNEKGEYYLTDVIEILASENKKIISYSLEDSMEIQGVNSKVELALVSRVLRERKNKSLMESGVILIDPATTYIDDEVKIGKDTVIYPNVTIQKNTEIGENCEILSGTRIIDSKILNNVRIENSVIEESIIENGVTIGPFAHLRPKSHLKENVHIGNFVETKKSTLEKGVKAGHLTYLGDAHVGEKTNIGAGTITCNYDGKNKFKTEIGENVFIGSDTMLVAPVNVGANALVGAGSVITKDVPNNSLAVSRSKQIIKEGWRKEDGKF
- a CDS encoding DnaJ domain-containing protein; translation: MEIFAIAIFLILIASFGIKNVIRFLPALIIFGILVYLFGWIFVRYGWIILALVLFRQIMSRGRNSASSNTRRQNYGGYRTFTREEAEEFFRNFESQFGGQNSYNNYGNYSGYNNGYSRQNQNQGNYGYNTYTEDKSKYYRILGVSESASEEEIKKAYRALVKKYHPDRFPNATAEEKKKYENKMKEINEAYDKISK
- a CDS encoding type II toxin-antitoxin system RelE family toxin, with the protein product MGYRIMIPDKVNKKILGFDKNTRKLLYDYISKNLKDTDNPRLHGKALTGNLKGLWRYRIMDYRLIVDIQDKQLIIVAVDFEHRSKIYL